A stretch of Endozoicomonas sp. SCSIO W0465 DNA encodes these proteins:
- a CDS encoding ISL3 family transposase — MSATPSLRPMFAFPGWVIERIDIDWNIKHAFVHLRRDGRIQHVRCSKCETPMGQMKTNDRSVQDLPLGTLQVNLLFTAFQGRCSRCGNIETVTPPGLAPKAQATERLKRHVSHLCRYMPCDKVPEFIAISGGTARRWDKEMLMKMLPAPKRDGIRALLIDEKSIGKGHHFLTVALNADTGETLFLGEGKKKEVLDRFLSSLTEEQKASIECVGIDRGGSYQASVREHLPNADIVYDKFHIIANYNDVIDQIRRREWRQAEEEDKPFIKGQRFNLFRNPENLTPKGQSNLKELLAMNEDLNQAYILKDMLKQLWTYKYKACARKCLDNWIALAKETGISELKKFAKGLDRAREGLLSYCQHRITSAKIEAFNGVIKRIIYKACGYNDLDYLYLKIRQEALK, encoded by the coding sequence ATGTCTGCAACCCCATCACTTCGTCCTATGTTCGCATTTCCTGGCTGGGTAATCGAGCGAATTGATATTGACTGGAATATCAAACATGCCTTTGTCCATCTCCGTCGGGATGGCCGTATACAACACGTCAGATGTAGTAAGTGCGAAACACCTATGGGGCAGATGAAGACAAACGATCGAAGCGTTCAGGATCTGCCACTGGGGACTCTTCAGGTAAATCTTCTCTTCACTGCATTTCAAGGGCGTTGCTCTCGTTGCGGTAATATAGAAACAGTCACGCCTCCGGGGCTTGCACCTAAAGCTCAAGCAACAGAGCGACTTAAAAGGCATGTCAGCCATCTATGCCGCTATATGCCATGTGACAAGGTTCCTGAATTCATTGCTATCTCTGGCGGCACCGCTCGTCGCTGGGATAAAGAGATGCTCATGAAGATGCTGCCTGCACCCAAGCGGGATGGTATTCGCGCTCTTCTTATCGATGAAAAATCCATTGGTAAGGGGCATCATTTTTTAACCGTTGCTCTGAATGCTGATACCGGTGAAACGCTGTTCCTTGGTGAAGGAAAAAAGAAAGAAGTTCTGGATCGGTTCCTTTCCAGTCTGACAGAAGAACAAAAAGCAAGCATTGAATGCGTTGGTATTGACCGTGGTGGAAGCTATCAGGCTTCAGTGAGAGAGCATCTGCCAAACGCCGATATTGTATACGACAAGTTTCATATTATTGCCAATTACAACGATGTGATTGACCAAATCAGGCGCAGGGAGTGGCGACAGGCAGAAGAAGAGGACAAGCCGTTTATCAAAGGGCAACGCTTTAACCTGTTCAGAAATCCTGAGAATTTAACACCAAAAGGGCAAAGTAATCTGAAGGAGTTGTTAGCCATGAATGAGGATCTCAATCAGGCATATATCCTGAAAGATATGCTAAAACAGCTATGGACGTACAAATATAAAGCCTGTGCCAGAAAGTGCCTGGACAACTGGATAGCACTTGCCAAAGAAACAGGGATATCCGAGTTAAAGAAGTTCGCCAAGGGGTTAGACAGAGCTAGAGAAGGGTTACTGTCATACTGCCAGCATCGTATAACCAGCGCGAAAATCGAAGCCTTCAATGGGGTTATCAAACGGATCATCTATAAAGCATGCGGTTACAATGACCTTGATTACCTATATTTGAAAATTAGACAGGAGGCTCTGAAATGA
- a CDS encoding transposase encodes MQPLTFHPPTCKSPAFLEHQQLQPEDLLRFITQQQEQIIQLKEQIELLEAEIRRLKKLPAKPDIKPNTKPPDDDTGSPDGDPSAPEGNDGASPDTSSKQKVKKPNEKTRKQRKQPRKPSAEKSIPIAATDVPEGSIRNGTTPFHVQELTIQTSSIEYLLEQWVTPDGQTITAKPPASLHGHHYGPMLQAYVLHQYHGCSVTQPELLDWLWDIGISISSGELSQLLTKGHEQFHAEKDELLTTGIRCSSYIQTDDTGTRHKGKNGYCTIINNESFAWFESTDSKSRENFVSLLHRPWSTYTFTDDALIYLEKLDYPKKWLRVLNPYRGVTFLSHEAWEECMKDLRLTGRRRQQASEAMIYGSLIQHGAGHLTTFSDGARQFDVFKHSQCWIHAERGLAKVHPVNDQQAMAQKWLRTWFWAIYDDLKDFKTEPTEKKAIKVRQGFQALIQTQTCSGLLQDALSGLAVIKEELLLVLDDPSLPLHNNLSESQIREYVKRRKISSGTRSDLGRQCRDTFASLKKTCRLYGLSFWDYLKSRLMGDGLFPRLSNLIEEASRHLPCGAASSF; translated from the coding sequence TTGCAACCCCTCACTTTTCATCCGCCAACCTGTAAAAGCCCCGCTTTTCTAGAACACCAGCAGTTACAACCTGAAGATCTACTGAGATTCATCACTCAGCAGCAAGAGCAGATCATTCAGCTCAAAGAGCAGATAGAATTGCTTGAAGCAGAGATTCGTCGTCTAAAAAAACTGCCCGCAAAGCCTGACATCAAACCAAACACCAAACCTCCCGATGATGACACCGGCAGCCCTGATGGAGATCCATCCGCTCCTGAGGGTAACGATGGAGCCAGCCCAGACACCTCGTCAAAGCAGAAGGTTAAGAAGCCCAACGAGAAAACCAGAAAGCAGCGTAAACAGCCCCGAAAGCCATCGGCGGAAAAATCCATACCCATTGCTGCCACTGATGTTCCGGAGGGATCAATCAGGAATGGAACCACCCCTTTTCATGTTCAGGAACTGACAATACAAACATCCAGTATTGAATATCTTTTAGAGCAATGGGTGACACCCGATGGACAAACCATTACGGCCAAACCGCCAGCCAGCCTTCATGGACATCATTACGGGCCAATGCTGCAGGCCTACGTTCTGCACCAGTATCATGGTTGCTCCGTTACCCAGCCAGAACTGCTGGACTGGCTATGGGACATTGGAATCTCTATTTCCAGCGGGGAACTCAGCCAGCTTCTGACGAAAGGACACGAGCAGTTCCATGCTGAGAAAGATGAGCTGTTGACTACAGGTATTCGCTGTTCAAGTTATATCCAGACAGACGACACGGGAACAAGGCATAAGGGGAAGAACGGTTACTGCACCATCATCAATAACGAGTCCTTTGCCTGGTTCGAGAGCACAGACAGCAAAAGCCGGGAAAATTTCGTAAGCCTACTGCACCGCCCATGGTCAACTTACACGTTCACCGACGATGCCTTGATCTATCTGGAAAAACTGGATTACCCCAAAAAGTGGCTACGCGTTCTTAATCCATACAGAGGCGTCACCTTCCTGAGCCATGAAGCCTGGGAAGAATGTATGAAAGACCTGAGACTAACTGGTAGACGGCGCCAGCAGGCCAGTGAAGCCATGATTTATGGCAGCCTGATACAGCATGGAGCAGGACATCTTACCACCTTCAGTGATGGGGCAAGGCAGTTCGACGTTTTCAAACACAGCCAGTGCTGGATACATGCAGAGCGAGGGCTGGCAAAAGTTCATCCGGTCAATGATCAGCAGGCCATGGCTCAGAAATGGCTTCGGACATGGTTCTGGGCCATTTACGATGACCTTAAAGACTTCAAGACAGAGCCAACTGAAAAAAAGGCAATAAAAGTACGACAGGGGTTCCAGGCGCTGATCCAAACCCAAACGTGCAGTGGGCTTCTTCAGGATGCTCTGTCAGGGTTGGCTGTAATCAAGGAAGAGCTATTACTGGTTCTGGATGACCCGAGCTTACCGCTGCACAACAACCTGAGCGAGAGTCAGATACGAGAATATGTTAAACGACGAAAGATCAGTAGTGGGACGCGAAGCGATTTGGGGCGGCAATGTCGCGACACCTTTGCCAGCCTGAAAAAAACGTGTCGCCTGTATGGTCTCTCTTTTTGGGATTATCTGAAAAGCCGACTAATGGGCGATGGGTTATTTCCGAGATTGAGTAACCTGATTGAGGAGGCTTCACGTCATCTTCCGTGTGGTGCTGCCAGCAGTTTTTGA
- a CDS encoding IS1595 family transposase, producing the protein MQSELFQNFIDSISTLTSEQRDILNNSLLSTQIEVTEVVETTDSEPVYSESIPNNDNATPDVEKSILAQFAENPRCPKCKSHSVGRWGIRNGRQRYHCKTCDSTFNAFSGTPLARLRHPEKWNKYLAGMTHSMVLRPAAAENAIDLKTAFRWRHRFLEVINNDQAEELCGITELDETFFRESFKGQREGLPRPTRKRGNDPNKARKVPVMVARDRNRNTVDGVLENESANELCRHLNGRISIQATVCADAHLAHEKLADKLGFVFKELVTSAGQHVVEGIYHIQTVNSYHSHLKRWIGGVFQGVATRYLPHYLAWRRELTAAKKLTVGRLISRITEHWCFQPLTVT; encoded by the coding sequence ATGCAATCTGAACTCTTCCAGAATTTTATTGATTCCATTTCAACATTAACCAGTGAACAGCGAGACATTCTTAACAACTCGCTCCTTAGTACTCAAATAGAGGTTACCGAGGTAGTAGAAACCACTGACTCTGAACCTGTTTACAGTGAATCTATACCCAATAACGATAATGCAACACCTGACGTAGAAAAGAGCATACTTGCCCAATTTGCCGAAAACCCCAGGTGCCCCAAATGCAAAAGCCATAGCGTTGGTCGCTGGGGCATACGAAATGGCCGACAGCGCTACCACTGCAAGACTTGCGACTCAACGTTTAACGCCTTTAGTGGAACGCCTTTGGCAAGGCTCAGGCACCCTGAAAAATGGAACAAGTACCTCGCAGGTATGACTCACTCTATGGTCTTGCGACCAGCTGCTGCTGAGAATGCCATTGACTTGAAAACTGCGTTCCGCTGGCGTCACCGCTTTCTTGAAGTGATTAATAATGATCAAGCAGAAGAGCTTTGTGGCATTACTGAGCTTGATGAAACATTTTTCCGTGAATCCTTCAAAGGGCAAAGAGAAGGCCTTCCACGGCCAACCCGAAAGCGGGGTAATGATCCCAACAAAGCCCGAAAAGTCCCGGTAATGGTGGCTCGGGACCGTAATCGAAATACCGTTGACGGTGTATTAGAAAACGAAAGTGCTAATGAATTGTGCAGGCATTTAAATGGCCGCATATCGATACAGGCCACGGTCTGTGCGGATGCACACCTCGCTCACGAAAAACTTGCTGACAAGCTTGGATTTGTCTTCAAGGAGCTGGTGACATCAGCAGGTCAACATGTTGTTGAAGGCATCTACCACATCCAGACTGTAAATTCTTATCACAGTCATTTAAAACGCTGGATTGGCGGCGTATTCCAAGGGGTTGCAACTCGTTACCTTCCCCATTATCTGGCCTGGAGGCGAGAACTGACGGCAGCAAAAAAATTAACTGTTGGCCGGTTGATCAGCAGAATTACTGAACATTGGTGCTTCCAACCATTAACGGTAACTTAG
- a CDS encoding TniQ family protein, whose translation MMATFQQLPRTVLFGLEPADAGDGYMFESVGSYLVRLAYAHRKAPHHFLRHFLNPVLGQGQVSNDLFISYGFSAMNGYRPKAEVYVSALAVFTGQRGVELLSMSPWKTLLDSMGKGLFHSSKKWCPECLYQWRSAGEVLYEPLIWSLQSLEACPIHQCTLKSSCLDCGARQYMVQRVLPVGYCPECGSFLGEPSGEDDRQALSQKELYLLDLVASRHLVIEGVSLQQLLRDGIRVVMSRLGVTSTKKLEQLLSFSKATITQWFSDGKRGTRPTLSTLLNFCVAVQVSPADLLFHHKRIDPDAKIAELDGRQSYDNADKLDWVECQLTKIVNDHSEIISVNQVAEQLKVGVSYLRYHFPEKTAELVAKNNELRAKQRKARNKRKISLVEEACQHLLDGGVFPSHNYVRAALKNELKNFGFGEFTEIWREVTEKL comes from the coding sequence ATGATGGCAACCTTTCAACAATTACCACGCACTGTTCTGTTTGGTTTGGAGCCAGCTGATGCCGGTGATGGATACATGTTTGAGTCCGTGGGGAGTTATCTGGTTCGGCTGGCCTATGCTCATCGAAAAGCACCGCATCATTTTCTGAGACATTTTCTGAACCCTGTTCTCGGGCAGGGGCAGGTATCCAATGATCTGTTTATAAGTTATGGCTTTTCTGCAATGAACGGCTATCGGCCTAAGGCAGAAGTGTATGTGAGTGCTTTGGCAGTATTTACCGGGCAGCGGGGCGTAGAGTTATTATCCATGTCTCCCTGGAAAACATTGCTGGATTCTATGGGCAAAGGGCTCTTTCACTCTTCAAAAAAATGGTGCCCGGAGTGTCTGTATCAATGGCGTAGTGCGGGGGAGGTTTTGTATGAGCCGTTAATCTGGAGTTTGCAAAGTCTGGAAGCTTGCCCCATTCATCAATGTACTCTGAAAAGTAGCTGTTTAGATTGCGGTGCAAGACAGTATATGGTTCAGCGCGTTTTGCCCGTGGGGTATTGTCCTGAGTGCGGTTCATTTCTGGGTGAACCGAGTGGTGAGGATGACAGGCAGGCACTTTCACAAAAGGAGCTATATCTCTTGGACTTGGTGGCTAGTCGACACCTGGTAATAGAGGGTGTATCACTTCAACAGTTATTGAGAGATGGGATTCGGGTTGTGATGTCAAGGCTGGGTGTTACTTCGACAAAAAAGCTTGAGCAATTACTTTCTTTTTCGAAAGCAACAATCACTCAGTGGTTTTCTGATGGTAAGCGTGGAACCAGACCGACATTGAGTACCTTGCTGAATTTTTGTGTTGCTGTGCAGGTTAGTCCGGCAGACCTGCTGTTTCACCATAAGCGGATTGACCCGGATGCGAAAATTGCAGAACTTGATGGGCGACAATCATACGATAATGCTGACAAGCTCGATTGGGTTGAGTGTCAGTTAACGAAAATTGTAAATGATCACAGCGAGATTATTTCGGTGAATCAGGTGGCAGAACAGCTCAAAGTTGGGGTGAGTTACCTGCGTTATCACTTTCCGGAAAAAACTGCCGAACTGGTTGCGAAAAATAATGAGCTTCGGGCAAAGCAGCGGAAGGCTCGAAATAAAAGAAAAATTTCGTTGGTTGAGGAAGCCTGTCAGCATTTATTAGATGGCGGTGTTTTTCCTTCCCATAATTATGTGCGGGCAGCCTTGAAAAATGAGTTGAAAAATTTTGGCTTTGGGGAGTTTACTGAAATATGGCGAGAGGTAACTGAAAAGCTGTAA
- a CDS encoding TniB family NTP-binding protein, with translation MAKTLHPNRKFGDDILQLPIPDRVEFFADKQIKHQILSQAYDELLMKAKKIGGVEFIEMVGPTGAGKSCAARKFVEDKLAESQESMKNDPRMVPVISVQCPASIGGKFAWDPLLKSILRTGGDALIDSGSYALEFSEGVSQKEISKLLLKDNKVSDLVEVIQNFLFQRQVRYLIIDEAQHIIDACRTPLEALQWAKLPLMVGSTNVQ, from the coding sequence ATGGCAAAAACTTTACACCCTAACCGAAAATTCGGCGATGACATTCTTCAATTACCCATCCCAGACAGGGTTGAATTTTTTGCGGATAAGCAGATTAAACATCAGATCTTGAGTCAAGCCTACGATGAGCTTCTGATGAAGGCTAAAAAAATAGGGGGCGTTGAATTTATCGAGATGGTTGGGCCAACAGGTGCTGGAAAAAGCTGTGCTGCCAGAAAGTTTGTTGAGGATAAATTGGCAGAAAGCCAGGAGTCTATGAAAAATGATCCTCGTATGGTGCCAGTTATTAGTGTGCAATGTCCTGCATCGATTGGCGGTAAATTTGCCTGGGATCCGTTGTTAAAGAGTATTTTAAGGACTGGTGGTGATGCTTTGATTGATAGCGGGAGCTACGCTCTGGAATTTTCGGAGGGAGTCAGCCAGAAAGAAATTTCGAAGTTGTTGCTGAAAGATAACAAGGTCTCTGACTTGGTGGAAGTCATCCAAAACTTTCTATTTCAGCGGCAAGTGAGGTACCTGATTATTGATGAAGCTCAGCATATTATTGATGCCTGCAGAACACCCTTGGAAGCGCTTCAATGGGCTAAGTTACCGTTAATGGTTGGAAGCACCAATGTTCAGTAA